Proteins from a single region of Natrinema amylolyticum:
- a CDS encoding ABC transporter ATP-binding protein: protein MSSDTVFQIDDLRKEFGGLVAVDDLSFDLRDDEILGLIGPNGSGKSTVFNCIMGIYDVTGGSVQFRGTDITDMDTHEIVNRGIARVSQESNPIPSSTVGENIELFTYPNDIFSLTGGASQAEVLDIARRFDLDEKLDTLPGSLPHADVRRLEIAKALATEPDMLLLDEPFAGMNQAEIRELSEQIRDIHAEGTPIIIVDHNMKGLMPIVDRVVVINSGQKIAEGSPEEIANDETVQKAYLAGAEVGD from the coding sequence ATGAGTAGCGATACCGTGTTCCAGATCGACGACTTGCGAAAGGAGTTCGGCGGTCTCGTCGCCGTCGACGACCTCTCGTTCGACCTCCGGGACGACGAGATCCTGGGACTAATCGGTCCGAACGGGTCCGGGAAGAGTACCGTCTTCAACTGCATCATGGGAATCTACGACGTGACCGGCGGCTCCGTCCAGTTCAGGGGCACCGATATCACGGACATGGATACCCACGAGATCGTTAACCGCGGGATCGCACGCGTTTCCCAGGAGTCGAACCCGATTCCGTCCTCGACGGTCGGGGAAAACATCGAGCTGTTCACGTATCCGAACGATATCTTCTCGCTCACCGGCGGTGCGAGTCAAGCGGAAGTCCTCGACATCGCCCGGCGGTTCGACCTCGACGAAAAGTTGGATACGCTCCCCGGATCGCTCCCCCACGCTGACGTCCGGCGGCTGGAAATCGCGAAAGCGCTGGCGACCGAACCCGACATGCTCCTCCTCGACGAACCGTTCGCGGGGATGAATCAGGCGGAGATTCGCGAGCTGTCCGAACAGATTCGCGATATCCACGCGGAAGGGACACCGATCATCATCGTCGACCACAATATGAAAGGACTCATGCCGATCGTCGACCGCGTCGTCGTCATCAACAGCGGACAGAAGATCGCCGAGGGATCGCCCGAGGAGATAGCGAACGACGAGACGGTACAGAAAGCGTACCTCGCCGGTGCGGAGGTGGGCGACTGA
- a CDS encoding ABC transporter ATP-binding protein, with product MADPVLEIEGLDVTYGKTQALDDVSLHVEEGETVGVIGPNGAGKTTLFDTLSGIKEYEGSIKLFGEELSDLSKREIVDRGLVHCSEEHDLFPFFSVHENLLMGAYPRDDQAAAQETIDWVYELFPRLDERRDQDAETLSGGEQQMLAIGRALVSDPKLLILDEPTLGLAPIIINDLDDTFEQLKREGITILIAEQNTTFAMRHAERLYLLETGAITLEGPASELQEDEYVRDAYIGVT from the coding sequence ATGGCCGATCCCGTCCTCGAGATCGAGGGTCTGGACGTGACCTACGGCAAGACACAGGCGCTCGACGACGTCTCCTTACACGTCGAGGAAGGCGAAACGGTCGGCGTCATCGGGCCGAACGGCGCCGGGAAGACGACGCTGTTCGACACCCTCTCCGGAATCAAGGAGTACGAGGGCAGCATCAAGCTGTTCGGCGAAGAACTGTCCGACCTCTCCAAGCGCGAAATCGTCGACCGAGGGCTCGTCCACTGCAGCGAAGAGCACGACCTCTTCCCGTTTTTCTCCGTCCACGAGAACCTCCTGATGGGGGCCTATCCCCGAGACGATCAGGCGGCCGCTCAGGAGACGATCGACTGGGTCTACGAGCTGTTCCCGCGACTGGACGAGCGCCGCGATCAGGACGCGGAGACGCTGAGCGGCGGTGAACAGCAGATGCTTGCCATCGGTCGCGCGCTGGTCAGCGATCCGAAGCTCCTCATCTTGGACGAGCCGACGCTCGGACTCGCGCCGATCATCATCAACGACCTCGACGACACCTTCGAACAGCTCAAGCGGGAGGGCATCACGATCCTGATCGCCGAGCAGAACACTACCTTCGCGATGCGCCACGCCGAGCGGCTCTATCTGCTCGAGACCGGAGCGATCACGCTCGAGGGCCCCGCGTCGGAACTACAGGAGGACGAGTACGTCCGCGACGCCTACATCGGCGTCACGTGA
- a CDS encoding zinc-binding dehydrogenase: MDAVYLHGPGDLRVDDVDQHAVSADAVAVDIEYTGICGSDLHEYEVGPVPIRAEATDHSIPESDWDEYLPKPMGHEIAGTVSDVGEAVDDVRVGDRVTLNMVTACHDCRYCAAGKYHLCERGDGGVVASRGFADRIVVPSSMAVPVPDEVSLRHAALAEPLGVSLRGVRRSDLEPTDRVAVFGAGPIGLGVVAGAAAAGAREIYVSEPRAARRAAAEALGADVVIDPTAVDAVEEIQRETDRVDVSFECAGTAATLTDALRSTAYGERVVVLSVFEEEVPIHPNDVMQAERELVGSFGFQGGPLASRSEFATALDLIDDGRIDPEPMITETVSLNDVESAFEGLRDPESDQIKVLVEP; the protein is encoded by the coding sequence ATGGATGCAGTATACCTGCACGGGCCCGGAGACCTCCGTGTCGACGACGTCGATCAGCACGCCGTCTCGGCGGACGCGGTCGCGGTCGATATCGAGTACACGGGGATCTGTGGCTCCGATCTGCACGAGTACGAGGTCGGACCCGTTCCGATCCGAGCCGAAGCGACTGACCACTCGATTCCGGAGTCGGACTGGGACGAGTACCTGCCGAAGCCGATGGGTCACGAGATCGCCGGCACCGTTTCGGACGTCGGTGAGGCCGTCGACGACGTTCGCGTCGGCGATCGAGTCACGCTGAACATGGTCACTGCCTGCCACGACTGCCGCTACTGTGCGGCCGGGAAGTACCACCTCTGTGAGCGAGGGGACGGCGGCGTCGTCGCCAGTCGCGGCTTCGCGGATCGAATCGTCGTCCCGTCCTCGATGGCCGTCCCCGTCCCGGACGAGGTGTCGCTTCGCCACGCCGCGCTCGCGGAACCCCTCGGCGTCTCGCTTCGGGGTGTTCGGCGATCGGACCTCGAGCCCACCGATCGCGTTGCGGTGTTCGGTGCCGGGCCGATCGGCCTCGGCGTCGTCGCAGGCGCTGCCGCGGCCGGTGCGCGCGAGATCTACGTCAGCGAACCGCGAGCGGCCCGTCGAGCGGCCGCGGAGGCACTCGGTGCCGACGTCGTCATCGATCCGACCGCCGTCGACGCCGTCGAGGAGATCCAGCGGGAGACCGACCGAGTCGACGTCTCCTTCGAGTGCGCCGGAACGGCCGCGACGCTGACGGACGCCCTCCGGAGTACCGCGTACGGCGAACGGGTCGTCGTGCTCAGCGTGTTCGAGGAGGAGGTTCCGATTCATCCGAACGATGTCATGCAGGCGGAACGGGAGCTCGTCGGGTCCTTCGGCTTCCAGGGCGGGCCGCTCGCCTCGCGGTCGGAATTCGCGACCGCGTTGGACCTAATCGACGACGGTCGCATCGATCCCGAGCCGATGATCACCGAGACGGTGTCGCTGAACGACGTCGAGTCGGCGTTCGAGGGACTTCGCGATCCCGAGAGCGATCAGATCAAGGTACTCGTCGAGCCCTGA
- the lpdA gene encoding dihydrolipoyl dehydrogenase, producing the protein MVATDILVIGGGPGGYSAAIRAAQRDCDVTLVDRDGVGGTCLNHGCIPSKALLTASNLVTELESASQMGIYAEPFVDVGEMIDWKDDVVDRLTGGVEKLCKANGVSVREGTARFAADHTVEIAATDGTVDELEFESAVIATGSRPMSVPGFSFDDDPILNSRQALALEAAPRSLAVVGAGYIGMELSTVFAKLGTDVTVVEMEDDVLPGYESDLTRPVKKRAESVGVDFEFGQVAVEWEREDDGEVTLHTEGTDGTEHETTAERILVAIGREPVSDTLGLEAIGLEPTDGGFLETDDRTRTARNHVFAVGDVAGEPMLAHKAVAEGLVTAEVASGGDAALRDAAIPTAVFVDPEIATVGLTEAEARDAGHSPVVGEFPFNASGRALTLAETEGFVRVVAGEDTGRLLGAQIVGPEASELIGELGVAVETGLTLEDVAGTVHMHPTLSEAVMEACENALGQAVHTLNR; encoded by the coding sequence ATGGTAGCAACTGACATTCTCGTGATCGGCGGTGGACCCGGCGGTTACAGCGCCGCGATTCGTGCCGCACAGCGCGACTGCGACGTCACGCTCGTCGACCGGGACGGCGTCGGCGGAACCTGTCTCAATCACGGCTGTATCCCCTCGAAGGCGCTGTTGACCGCGTCGAATCTCGTTACCGAACTCGAGTCGGCGTCTCAGATGGGTATCTACGCGGAGCCGTTCGTCGACGTCGGGGAGATGATCGACTGGAAGGACGACGTGGTCGACCGGCTCACGGGCGGCGTCGAAAAACTCTGCAAGGCGAACGGCGTCAGCGTGAGAGAGGGAACGGCGCGGTTCGCGGCCGACCACACAGTCGAAATCGCTGCGACGGACGGCACTGTCGACGAGCTCGAGTTCGAAAGCGCCGTCATTGCGACCGGGAGCCGCCCGATGAGCGTTCCGGGGTTTTCCTTCGACGACGACCCGATTCTGAACTCTCGGCAGGCGCTGGCGCTCGAGGCCGCGCCGCGGTCGCTGGCCGTCGTCGGCGCGGGATACATCGGCATGGAACTCTCGACGGTGTTCGCGAAGCTCGGGACGGACGTCACGGTCGTCGAGATGGAAGACGACGTGCTCCCGGGGTACGAATCGGACCTCACCCGCCCGGTCAAGAAGCGAGCCGAATCCGTCGGCGTCGACTTCGAGTTCGGACAGGTCGCGGTCGAGTGGGAGCGAGAAGACGACGGGGAGGTTACCCTCCACACGGAAGGGACGGACGGGACCGAGCACGAGACGACCGCGGAGCGGATACTCGTCGCGATCGGTCGGGAACCCGTCTCCGACACGCTCGGTCTCGAGGCGATCGGACTGGAGCCGACCGACGGCGGATTCCTCGAGACCGACGATCGAACTCGGACGGCTCGCAATCACGTCTTCGCGGTCGGCGATGTCGCCGGCGAACCGATGCTCGCACACAAAGCGGTCGCGGAGGGGCTCGTCACCGCCGAAGTCGCGTCGGGCGGTGACGCCGCGCTTCGTGACGCTGCGATCCCGACGGCGGTATTCGTCGACCCGGAGATCGCTACCGTCGGCTTGACCGAAGCCGAGGCGCGCGACGCCGGCCACTCACCGGTCGTCGGCGAGTTCCCGTTCAACGCGAGCGGCCGAGCGCTCACGCTCGCGGAGACGGAGGGGTTCGTCCGCGTCGTCGCCGGGGAAGACACCGGCCGACTCCTCGGTGCACAGATCGTCGGTCCCGAGGCGTCCGAACTGATCGGCGAACTCGGAGTGGCGGTCGAGACGGGACTGACGCTCGAGGACGTCGCCGGCACCGTTCACATGCACCCGACGCTCTCGGAGGCAGTCATGGAGGCCTGCGAGAACGCGCTCGGGCAGGCGGTACACACGCTGAATCGGTGA
- a CDS encoding Gfo/Idh/MocA family protein — MTYRAGIIGTGGIAGMGILGMHDEEVIGTEKIEASHAGGYDATDEIELVAVADVDEETLEQFGEAWGIPSDRRYVGHEAMLDAEDLDVVSICTPSYLHHEHTIDAARSAADPDAIWCEKPIASQVSAAEEMIRVCEETDTELIVNHSFRFTTKLQRLRELVREENILGDVVSVSTQYRMELMRNSTHVLDTLVYLLDARAEQISGYVTGENEAVESLDVSQAVDDAGGGGHIVMDDGTFVTVDCTIPRDISSMTLQFIGTEGKLYMNNDDGEWRYWTLEDGDHVETDLPGIDGSWTWDDDYERSFANAARHVEDVLNGDAENISPGVEAARSLEIIVSFYLSHYTGGSIDVPLAEPLREVTITSW, encoded by the coding sequence ATGACATACAGGGCAGGTATTATCGGAACCGGCGGCATCGCGGGGATGGGAATCCTCGGAATGCACGACGAGGAGGTTATCGGGACGGAGAAAATCGAGGCCAGCCACGCCGGCGGGTACGACGCGACGGACGAGATCGAACTCGTCGCCGTCGCGGACGTCGACGAAGAGACCCTCGAGCAGTTCGGCGAGGCCTGGGGGATCCCGTCCGACCGACGGTACGTCGGCCACGAGGCGATGCTCGACGCGGAGGATCTCGACGTCGTCTCGATCTGTACCCCCTCGTATCTCCATCACGAACACACGATCGACGCCGCTCGGTCGGCCGCCGACCCCGACGCCATCTGGTGTGAGAAGCCAATCGCTTCACAGGTCAGCGCCGCCGAAGAGATGATCCGCGTCTGCGAGGAGACCGATACCGAGCTGATCGTCAATCACTCGTTCCGGTTTACGACCAAACTCCAGCGGCTTCGCGAGCTCGTCCGAGAGGAGAACATCCTCGGTGACGTCGTCTCGGTCAGCACGCAGTACCGCATGGAACTCATGCGTAACTCGACGCACGTGCTCGACACGTTGGTCTATCTGCTCGACGCGCGTGCAGAGCAGATCAGCGGCTACGTCACTGGTGAGAACGAAGCGGTCGAGTCGCTCGACGTGTCACAGGCGGTCGACGATGCCGGCGGCGGCGGACACATCGTTATGGACGACGGAACGTTCGTCACCGTTGACTGTACGATTCCCCGCGATATCTCGTCGATGACGCTCCAGTTCATCGGAACGGAGGGGAAATTGTACATGAACAACGACGACGGCGAATGGCGGTACTGGACGCTCGAGGACGGCGATCACGTCGAGACCGACCTCCCGGGAATCGACGGCTCTTGGACGTGGGACGACGACTACGAGCGCTCCTTCGCGAACGCTGCGCGCCACGTCGAAGACGTGCTGAACGGCGACGCAGAGAACATCTCGCCCGGTGTCGAGGCCGCGCGATCGCTCGAAATTATCGTCTCGTTCTACCTGTCGCATTACACCGGCGGGTCCATTGACGTCCCGCTCGCGGAGCCGCTGCGCGAGGTCACGATCACGTCCTGGTAG
- the tnpA gene encoding IS200/IS605 family transposase codes for MKTTRHATYNLNYQIVWLPEYRQSVLVNEVADRVRNILYEIADDKGVEIIDLTVQPDHIHLFVSSPPKHAPSLLANWVKGISSRKYNHRYADNEGEKVRWARGYYAGTAGHVSSETVQDYIQRHEEDDQ; via the coding sequence ATGAAGACCACACGGCACGCGACCTACAACCTCAACTACCAGATAGTCTGGTTGCCGGAGTACCGCCAGTCGGTACTCGTCAACGAGGTCGCCGACCGTGTGCGAAACATCCTCTACGAAATCGCCGACGACAAGGGCGTAGAGATAATCGACCTGACCGTTCAACCCGACCACATCCACCTGTTCGTCAGTAGCCCACCGAAACACGCCCCCTCGCTTCTCGCCAACTGGGTCAAGGGGATTTCCTCGCGGAAATACAACCATCGCTACGCCGACAACGAGGGCGAGAAGGTTCGATGGGCGCGGGGCTACTACGCAGGAACGGCGGGACACGTCTCCAGTGAGACGGTGCAGGACTACATCCAGCGTCACGAGGAAGACGACCAATGA